CCTCACCGCGGCGTCCACGGTGACGGGCTGCTCGTCCGTCACCAGCCCCAGCTCCGCGTCACGTACGGACTCCGCCTCGCGCCGCAGCAGCCGGAACCACATGAAGATCACGAACCCCACGAAGGCGAACCACTCGGCGGTGTAACCCAGGTTCTGGAAGGCCTTCAGGTCCAGCCCCGAGTCCGGCGGCGCGGCGGCCGGCACGGCCTTCATGCCCGAGTCGCCCTTCGCCAGCGTGACCCACGCGTCGTACACGTCGTACGGCACCAGGTTCACCAACGACGCCGCGCTGATCGCCGCGGTCTGCCCGGCCGGCAGCCCGCCCTGCGCGCTGACCCCGTTGTCCCCGGGCGTCTCCGAGGCCTGCAGCGCACCGGTGACGGTGACCTCACCGGCCGGGGGAGCGGGAGCCTTCGCCGCGTCGGCGGAACCGGGCAGCCATCCCCGCACCACCGGCAGCGCCTCGCCCGAGCCGGTCCGCAGCAGCGTGAGCACGTAGAAGCCCTGCCTGCCGTCGAGCTTCCGCCCGGGCACCAGCAGCTGCTCACCGTACGTGCCGCTCGCGGTGACCGGCTTCCCGGACGTCGCCTTGTCCACCGGCAGCATGTCCTTCAGCGGCCGGGGCGTCTCGTGCCGGGCCTTTGACACCTGCTCGGTCGCGGTCCGGTGATCCTGCACACGGTCCTCGAACCGGCCCAGCTGCCAGGACCCCATGAAGACGCAGAAGGGGATGGACAACAGCACGAAGACGTTGATCCCCCACCATCGGGGCGTCAGCAGAAACCGGTACACACCCCCACGGTACGGGGGTGCCGGGCAGGGCCCGGCCGCGGGGTCGGCAAGGCGGCGCGGGCGGCGGGCGGTTCAGGACGGCCGCCGCCAGGCCGGTGTGACACGGCGGATGCGAAAGAGAGCGGTTGCCGTCGTCCCGGTGGGCGCGGTTGGCCTCGTTCCGGTCGGCCGGGGTGGGGGAGTACAAGGGTGCGACTGCTGACCTGCTCGGAGGGGGACCGGTGGAGGTTATCCACAGGCTGGGGACCTCGCCAGCGAATTGTCGGCCCGGGCGTGCAGTATGGGGCCATGACTGAGAGCAACGGGTCCGACGCGCGCGATCAGCGGGACCAGCACGAGCAAGCGGTACAGGCGGGACGGCAGGAGCGGATGCCGGACTGGGAGAAGCGCTTTCGGGCGCCCCGGGTGTCCCTGCCCGACTGGGCGGAGGACGCGCCGGACCACTCCCTGTTCGTCTCGAACGCGACCGGGACGTACGAGCTGTACGCCTGGGACCGGTCGACGGGCGAGCAGCGCCAGGTGACGGACCGGCCGAACGGCACGACGGACGGCGTGCTGTCCCCCGACGGCGCGTGGATCTGGTGGTTCGACGACAAGGACGGCGACGAGTTCGGCGTGTGGCGCCGCCAGCCCTTCACCGGGGGCGCGGACGAACCGGCCGCCGCGGGCCTGGACGCCTCCTACCCGGCCGGCCTCGCCCTCGGCCGTGACGGGCGGACGGCGGTCGTGGGCCGTTCCACGGACGAGGACGGCACGACCATCCACCTCGTGCGCACCGGCGAGGACCCGGTGGAGATCTACCGGCACCGCGAGTCGGCCGGCGTCGGCGACCTCTCCCACGACGGCTCGCTCATCGCCATCGAGCACACCGAGCACGGTGACGCGATGCACTCGGCGCTGCGCGTCCTGCGCCCCGACGGCACGGCGGTCGCCGACCTCGACGACACCGAGGGCGGCACCCGCGAGCTGGGCCTGGAGGTCCTCGGCTTCGCGCCCGTCGACGGCGACACGCGCCTGCTCATCGGCCACCAGCGCCGGGGCCGCTGGGAGCCCCTGGTGTGGGACGTGGCCACCGGCGAGGAGACGGACCTGGCGCTGGAGCTGCCGGGCGACGTCAGCGCCGAGTGGTACCCGGACGGCAGCGGCCTGCTCATCGCGCACAGCTTCGAGGCCCGCAGCGAGCTGTTCCGCTACGACCTGGCCGGCCGCGCCCTGTCGGAGATCCCGACCCCGAAGGGCACGGTGTCCGGCGCGACGGCCCGGCCCGACGGCAGCGTGGAGTTCCTGTGGTCCTCGTCCGCCGAGCCGTCGGCGGTGCGCTCCACGACGGGCGGTGTCGTGCTCGACCCGCCCGGCATGAAGTCGCCCGGCTCGGTGCCGGTGGAGGACGTGTGGGTGGAGGGTCCGGGAGGGCGCATCCACGCCCTCGTCCAGAAGCCGCAGGCCGTGAGCGGCCCGCTCCCCACGGTCTTCGAGATCCACGGCGGCCCCACCTGGCACGACAGCGACTCCTTCGCGGCGGGTCCGGCGGCCTGGGTCGATCACGGCTACGCGGTGATCCGTGTCAACTACCGCGGTTCCACGGGCTACGGCCGCGCCTGGACGGACGCCCTGAAGCACCGTGTCGGCCTCATCGAGCTGGAGGACATCGCCGCGGTCCGCGAGTGGGCCGTCACCTCCGGCCTCGCCGACCCCGACCGCCTGATCCTCACCGGCGGATCCTGGGGCGGCTACCTCACCCTGCTCGGCCTCGGCGTCCAGCCGGACGCGTGGACGCTCGGCATCGCGGCGGTGCCCGTCGCCGACTACGTCACGGCGTACCACGACGAGATGGAAGCGCTGAAGGCGATGGACCGCACGCTCCTCGGCGGCACGCCGGAGGAGGTGCCCGACCGCTTCGAGGCGTCCTCCCCTCTCACCTACGTGGACCAGGTCAAGGCCCCGGTCTACATCTCGGCCGGAGTCAACGACCCCCGCTGCCCGATCCGCCAGATCGAGAACTACGTCAAGCGCCTGGAGACGAGAGGCGCGGTGCACGAGGTGTACCGGTACGACGCCGGTCACGGCTCCTTGGTGGTGGACGAACGCATCAAGCAGGTCCGGTTGGAGCTGGAGTTCGCGGAGCGGCACCTGAGGGGGCGGGGGAGCGCCCAGTAGCCCGGGGGCGGGGGTGGTGTGGCGACCGCGGGTGCGTGCCGGCTGATCGCGCAGTTCCCCGCGCCCCTCGGGTTCCTGCGGAACCCCGGGGGTGCCGCCGAGCATTTCCTGACGCCGGGCAGAGGGACCCGCTCGGCGTCTACGCCCCCGACCGCTCCCGCCTCCTCCGCCCCAGCAACTCCGCCAGCCCCCGCCGCGTCGCCGCCAGCACCACCCGGTCACCGGCACCCAGCACATACGTGGGAGGCAGATCCCACACCAGTCCCGAGGCCGGCGTGCTGTCCTCTTCCCCGCTCTCCCCCTCACCCCGCCGCCGCCCAGGAGGTGACGTATTGAGCGCCAGCACCCGCCACGCCCCGGCCCGGAACGCCTCCCCGACCGTCCGCCCCTCCAGCTGCGGATGCCCGGCCACCTCCACCTCCGCGAACAGCAGCACCCGCCGCTCCACCGGGATCGCCCCCAGGATCTGCCGCCCCATCATGGCCCCGGCGAACGCGGGCGCGGCCAGATGCGACACACTCCGGCTGCGCGTGAGGGCGAACGGATGCGCGGCCCGCATGGTGCGGTACACGGCCGTAGCGAAGTCGTCGTCGTACAGCCGCAGCACGACCCGCAGGTCGGGCCGTACGGACCGGGCGTACAGGGAGGCCTCCAGATTCGTCGTGTCCGCGCTGGTCAGCGCGAGCAGCGCATGGGCGCGATGGATCTTCGCGGCCTCCAGGACCCCTTCCTGGGTGACGTCCCCGAGCACCACCGGCACCCGCAGCCGCCGCGCCGTGGCCATCCCGCGCGCGTCCGGGTCGGACTCCACGCACACCACGGGAATGTGCAGCTCCCGCAGCCGCGTCAGCACCCGCGTCCCGATCTTGCCGAGCCCGAGCAGCACCACATGACCGCCGAGCCCGCGCGGCGGCTTCCGCAGCGCGGACGCGCTGCGGAACGTGCCGAGTGCCTCCAGCACCGCGGCCAGCAGCACCGGCAGCAGCAGCAACCCCACCAGCCCGGACAGCAGTTGCAGTACCTGACGGGCGGTCGACTCGTGGAAGGCGGGATCGTTGATGCCGAAGAGATCGAGCAGCGTCACATACGTGGCGTACAGCGGATCCTCGCCCGTCACGATCATCAGCCCCACGGCGAGCGCCAGCACACAGGCCACCAGCCCGGCCAGCGACCACCGCAGCCGCCGCGAGAACAGCGAGGCGAACGGCGGCACACCACCCCGCCCGGCGGGCAGGGACGGCCCGGAGTACGACACCTGCTCCAGGACGACGGTCCCGCGCCCGGTCGCCGCCGCCACCGCCGCCTCGTCCGGCAGCAGGTGCGGCCCGTGCTCCCCGCTCCCCTCGGAACCGTCCGCACCGGCCGGGTCGTTGCTCGTCGCGGACAGCAGCGCCAGGGTGCACAGCCCCGGGTCGGCCACCTCGCCCGGCCGCGGCGGCTGCCGTTCCACCGCACGCAGCACGAGCCCTTCCGTCTGGACGACCTTGCTGGTGCCCACGAGGGCGGTGGCGGCCAGCGCGGGCGCGGCCGTGTCGGCGTCGGACAGCACCGTCGTCGACGCGTCGAGGCCCGCGCCCTGCCCGTCCCCAAAGGCCACGGCGGCGGTCTGGTCCAGCAGTTCCTCGATGTGCTGCCCCAACCGCCGGTTGTAGAGCCGGAGTACGAGACGGATACGGGGGTTGAGCCGGCGAGCGGTGAGGGCGGCCCGGATGTTGGTCTCGTCGTCGTCGTAGACGAGCGCCAGGGCCGCCGCCCGGTCGGCGCCCACCTCGGCGAGGACGGACTCGGTGATCTCCGGAGCCTCCACGACCTGTTCGTTCGAGGCCGGTTCGCCGCTCGGGCCGGTCCGGTTGACGGCCGCGTTCACGACCCGGTCGAGCAGTGCCGCCGAAGCGGCCCGGGCCCGTCCGACCACGGGCCGGCGCACCCGCCTCCCGGAGGGCGGCACGACGAGCGTGACCTGCTCGGCGTAGACACCTCGGAGTTCGGCGGCCAGCCGGTGCGCGAGCCCGTCGTCACCGCACACGATCATGTGCGTGGCCGGATCACCCGGTCGGCCTTGGTTCGGAACGCTCCCCACGAGGAGAAGACTGCCTCACCGGGGCGGCCGGTTCCAGAAGGGGACGGTGGGGCGTGAACACCCGGCCGTCGCCGTCCGTACACAAGGGGAGGGAATGGGGCAATGCCCTCGCGCACCACCGGAGGTACCGGGCCCGTGGCCATCACGAAGACCGCCCCGCGGGGCAGCGCCGAGCCCGGGGATGCCGGGCGCGGGGGCGCCGGGCCCGGGCACACCGCGCCGGCCGGCGGCAAGGAAGAGGACGCCCGGCACCTCAACTCCCCTCTCCTCCTGACCCTTCTGCTGCTGACGGCGGTGATGTTCCAGGACCCGATCCGCGGGGCCCTGGCCGCACCGGTGATGCAGAGCTGGATGACGGTGTTCGTCGCGGTCATGGTCCAGGCACTGCCGTTCCTGGTGCTCGGTGTGCTGCTGTCGGCGGCGATCGCGGTGTTCGTGCCGCCGTCGTTCTTCGCCCGGGCCCTGCCGAAGCACCCGGCGCTGGCGGTCCCGGTCGCGGGCGCGGCGGGCGCGGTACTGCCCGGCTGCGAGTGCGCCTCGGTGCCGGTGGCCGGCGCCCTGGTCCGCCGGGGTGTCACACCGGCGGCGGCCCTGGCCTTCCTCCTCTCGGCGCCCGCCATCAACCCCATCGTGCTGACGGCGACGGCCGTGGCGTTCCCCGGCAACCCCGAGATGGTCCTGGCCCGGTTCGTCGCCAGTCTGCTCGTGGCCTGCTCGATGGGCTGGCTCTGGCACCGCCTCGGTCGCACGGACTGGTTGCGTCCCCCGGCCCGCGCGTCGTACGAGGGACAGAGCAAGGGCGCGGCCTTCTGGGGCTCGGTCCGCCACGACGTGACGCACGCGGGCGGCTTCCTGGTGGTCGGCGCGATGGCCGCGGCGACCCTGAAGGCGGTGGTCCCGGCGGACTGGCTGGGCGTCGCGGCCGGCCATCCCGTGCTGTCGGTCCTGTTCCTCGCGGCCCTGGCGGTCCTGCTCTCCATCTGCTCGGAGGCGGACGCGTTCGTGGCGGCGTCCCTGACCCAGTTCTCCCTGACGGCCCGGCTGACGTTCCTGGTCGTCGGCCCGATGATCGATCTGAAGCTCTTCGCGATGCAGGCGGGCACCTTCGGCCGCGCCTTCGCGCTGCGTTTCGCCCCCGCGACCTTCGCCCTGGCCGTCGTCGTAGCGGCCCTGACCGGAACGGTCCTGCTGTGAACCGCCTGGCCCAGACGGCCCTCCTCTTCCTGCTCGGCGCGACCCTCCTGCACGCCGGCACGACCGACCTCTACCTGCGCTACGTCAAGGAGGGCCTGCGCCCCCTGGTCCTCCTCGCGGGCGCGGTCCTGATCGTCACGGCGGCGGCGACTCTCTGGTACGACCGCCGCGGCACCTCCCCGCGCGACCGAGGCGGCACCCCCACGCACGACCGAGGCGGCACCCCCACCGAGGACCGAGGTGCCCACGACCGAGGCACCCCCGCCCACGACCACGACCGAGAACCCCGCATCTCCTGGCTCCTCGCGCTGCCGGTCCTCGCCCTGATCCTGGTCGCCCCGCCGGCCCTGGGCTCCTACAGCGCGGCGCACACCGGCACGGCCCTGACCAAACCCTTCGGCTTCCCGGCCCTCCCGGCCGGCGACGCCCCCCTCCACCTGGCCGTGGCCGACTACGCCGGCCGCGCGATCTACGACGACGGCCGTGCCCTGCGCGACCGCGAGCTGAAGATCACCGGTTTCGTCACCCTGGACCGCGAGGGCGCCCCCTACCTGGTCCGGATGGGCCTCAACTGCTGCGCGGCGGACGCCCAGCCGGTCAAGATCGCCCTGACGGGCAGCGTCCCGCCGGTCCTGCGCCCGGACACATGGCTGGAGATCACCGGCACCTACACGCCCCGCCGTACGAAGGACCCGGTCA
The Streptomyces tuirus genome window above contains:
- a CDS encoding TIGR03943 family putative permease subunit codes for the protein MNRLAQTALLFLLGATLLHAGTTDLYLRYVKEGLRPLVLLAGAVLIVTAAATLWYDRRGTSPRDRGGTPTHDRGGTPTEDRGAHDRGTPAHDHDREPRISWLLALPVLALILVAPPALGSYSAAHTGTALTKPFGFPALPAGDAPLHLAVADYAGRAIYDDGRALRDRELKITGFVTLDREGAPYLVRMGLNCCAADAQPVKIALTGSVPPVLRPDTWLEITGTYTPRRTKDPVNDGPIPYLEVTTAKPVPTPHDPYDETWNT
- a CDS encoding S9 family peptidase, with the translated sequence MTESNGSDARDQRDQHEQAVQAGRQERMPDWEKRFRAPRVSLPDWAEDAPDHSLFVSNATGTYELYAWDRSTGEQRQVTDRPNGTTDGVLSPDGAWIWWFDDKDGDEFGVWRRQPFTGGADEPAAAGLDASYPAGLALGRDGRTAVVGRSTDEDGTTIHLVRTGEDPVEIYRHRESAGVGDLSHDGSLIAIEHTEHGDAMHSALRVLRPDGTAVADLDDTEGGTRELGLEVLGFAPVDGDTRLLIGHQRRGRWEPLVWDVATGEETDLALELPGDVSAEWYPDGSGLLIAHSFEARSELFRYDLAGRALSEIPTPKGTVSGATARPDGSVEFLWSSSAEPSAVRSTTGGVVLDPPGMKSPGSVPVEDVWVEGPGGRIHALVQKPQAVSGPLPTVFEIHGGPTWHDSDSFAAGPAAWVDHGYAVIRVNYRGSTGYGRAWTDALKHRVGLIELEDIAAVREWAVTSGLADPDRLILTGGSWGGYLTLLGLGVQPDAWTLGIAAVPVADYVTAYHDEMEALKAMDRTLLGGTPEEVPDRFEASSPLTYVDQVKAPVYISAGVNDPRCPIRQIENYVKRLETRGAVHEVYRYDAGHGSLVVDERIKQVRLELEFAERHLRGRGSAQ
- a CDS encoding potassium channel family protein translates to MIVCGDDGLAHRLAAELRGVYAEQVTLVVPPSGRRVRRPVVGRARAASAALLDRVVNAAVNRTGPSGEPASNEQVVEAPEITESVLAEVGADRAAALALVYDDDETNIRAALTARRLNPRIRLVLRLYNRRLGQHIEELLDQTAAVAFGDGQGAGLDASTTVLSDADTAAPALAATALVGTSKVVQTEGLVLRAVERQPPRPGEVADPGLCTLALLSATSNDPAGADGSEGSGEHGPHLLPDEAAVAAATGRGTVVLEQVSYSGPSLPAGRGGVPPFASLFSRRLRWSLAGLVACVLALAVGLMIVTGEDPLYATYVTLLDLFGINDPAFHESTARQVLQLLSGLVGLLLLPVLLAAVLEALGTFRSASALRKPPRGLGGHVVLLGLGKIGTRVLTRLRELHIPVVCVESDPDARGMATARRLRVPVVLGDVTQEGVLEAAKIHRAHALLALTSADTTNLEASLYARSVRPDLRVVLRLYDDDFATAVYRTMRAAHPFALTRSRSVSHLAAPAFAGAMMGRQILGAIPVERRVLLFAEVEVAGHPQLEGRTVGEAFRAGAWRVLALNTSPPGRRRGEGESGEEDSTPASGLVWDLPPTYVLGAGDRVVLAATRRGLAELLGRRRRERSGA
- a CDS encoding permease, which codes for MAITKTAPRGSAEPGDAGRGGAGPGHTAPAGGKEEDARHLNSPLLLTLLLLTAVMFQDPIRGALAAPVMQSWMTVFVAVMVQALPFLVLGVLLSAAIAVFVPPSFFARALPKHPALAVPVAGAAGAVLPGCECASVPVAGALVRRGVTPAAALAFLLSAPAINPIVLTATAVAFPGNPEMVLARFVASLLVACSMGWLWHRLGRTDWLRPPARASYEGQSKGAAFWGSVRHDVTHAGGFLVVGAMAAATLKAVVPADWLGVAAGHPVLSVLFLAALAVLLSICSEADAFVAASLTQFSLTARLTFLVVGPMIDLKLFAMQAGTFGRAFALRFAPATFALAVVVAALTGTVLL
- a CDS encoding SURF1 family protein; this encodes MYRFLLTPRWWGINVFVLLSIPFCVFMGSWQLGRFEDRVQDHRTATEQVSKARHETPRPLKDMLPVDKATSGKPVTASGTYGEQLLVPGRKLDGRQGFYVLTLLRTGSGEALPVVRGWLPGSADAAKAPAPPAGEVTVTGALQASETPGDNGVSAQGGLPAGQTAAISAASLVNLVPYDVYDAWVTLAKGDSGMKAVPAAAPPDSGLDLKAFQNLGYTAEWFAFVGFVIFMWFRLLRREAESVRDAELGLVTDEQPVTVDAAVR